The following are encoded together in the Salvia hispanica cultivar TCC Black 2014 chromosome 6, UniMelb_Shisp_WGS_1.0, whole genome shotgun sequence genome:
- the LOC125194485 gene encoding pentatricopeptide repeat-containing protein At2g01860 codes for MESLICFTSPYPFHRSNRFSPVAAFASAKKPNHRKRLQLPKNLRHRRHTEAPPDFHPVIHKVEDSDCEEIDTIDGDDGDVSWESDELEAISSLFQGRVPQKPGNLSRQRPLPLPIPHKIRPLGVPTSKKLIRTHVAVSRQPVSNQIYKNPAFLISLAREIKSLQSDENVSLVLNQWSRLLRKGSLSLTVRELGHMGLPNRALHVLCWAQNQPHLFPDDRILASTVEVMARAHDLKMPFELDSFLNLSSQSVYEAVVRGLVRGGNTRLACRLLSAAESRKRVLSPSVYAKVILELGKCPDKRALALPLLEELAKRDDLALSQQDCTAIMKVCARLGKFDVVEALYEWARSSGRIVPGVVMYTALIHSRFLEGRYRDAMAVVWEMEASNCPVDLPAYRVLLRLFVASGDVSRAGRYFAKMKECGFTPTYDIYRGVIGVFMADGRLAKCKEICHEAEMNGFKIDLDKLM; via the coding sequence ATGGAGAGCTTAATCTGCTTCACGTCTCCATATCCCTTCCACCGCAGCAACAGATTCTCTCCCGTAGCAGCATTCGCATCCGCCAAAAAACCCAACCACCGCAAAAGGCTGCAGCTTCCCAAGAAtctccgccaccgccgccacACCGAGGCTCCGCCCGACTTCCACCCTGTGATTCACAAAGTTGAGGATTCCGATTGTGAGGAAATCGATACAATTGATGGCGACGATGGAGATGTATCGTGGGAATCGGATGAACTCGAGGCCATTTCATCCCTTTTCCAAGGGAGAGTTCCTCAGAAGCCCGGGAATTTGAGCCGGCAACGGCCTCTTCCGCTTCCGATTCCTCACAAGATCCGGCCTTTGGGAGTTCCCACTTCCAAGAAACTGATCAGGACTCATGTTGCTGTGTCGAGGCAGCCAGTGTCGAATCAGATTTACAAGAATCCGGCTTTCTTGATCAGCTTAGCTAGGGAGATCAAGAGCCTCCAATCTGATGAGAATGTGTCCTTAGTTCTCAACCAATGGAGCCGGCTTCTCCGGAAAGGATCGCTGTCGTTGACGGTGAGGGAGCTCGGGCATATGGGGCTCCCGAACCGCGCGTTGCACGTGCTCTGCTGGGCTCAAAACCAGCCGCATTTGTTCCCCGATGACCGGATCCTTGCTTCCACGGTTGAGGTCATGGCGAGGGCGCACGACTTGAAGATGCCGTTCGAGCTGGACAGCTTCCTCAACTTATCCAGCCAGAGCGTGTACGAGGCGGTCGTGAGGGGGCTCGTGAGAGGAGGCAACACGCGCCTCGCGTGCAGGCTTCTCTCGGCTGCTGAGAGTCGTAAAAGAGTGCTGAGCCCGAGCGTGTACGCGAAAGTGATTCTTGAACTTGGGAAGTGCCCGGATAAGAGGGCGCTCGCGCTGCCGCTGCTGGAGGAGCTGGCGAAGAGGGACGATCTCGCGCTGAGCCAGCAGGACTGCACGGCCATCATGAAGGTCTGCGCGAGGCTGGGGAAGTTCGACGTCGTGGAGGCGCTGTACGAGTGGGCGAGGAGCTCGGGTAGGATCGTCCCCGGGGTGGTGATGTACACGGCTCTGATCCACAGCCGGTTTCTCGAGGGGAGGTACAGGGATGCGATGGCGGTTGTGTGGGAAATGGAGGCTTCGAATTGCCCGGTTGATCTCCCGGCGTATCGCGTGCTGCTGAGGCTTTTCGTTGCCTCGGGCGACGTGTCGAGGGCCGGGAGGTATTTTGCCAAGATGAAGGAATGTGGTTTTACTCCAACTTATGATATTTACAGGGGAGTGATTGGGGTGTTTATGGCTGATGGAAGGCTTGCAAAGTGTAAGGAAATATGCCATGAGGCTGAGATGAATGGATTCAAGATAGATCTTGACAAATTGATGTAG
- the LOC125195501 gene encoding transcription factor ILI3-like, protein MSGRRVITEQELRAILNNLRQFLPDGNRIQDPVRVLDATTSHITNLRSEVGDLSVRISELLRTGDSRERLSELLRTLDPNDPLVPVIRALLRRN, encoded by the exons ATGTCGGGGAGAAGAGTGATCACAGAGCAGGAGTTGCGTGCAATCCTCAACAATCTGAGGCAATTCTTGCCTGACGGCAACAGAATACAG GATCCAGTTAGGGTCCTTGACGCTACTACCAGTCACATCACAAATTTGCGCAGTGAGGTTGGAGATTTGAGTGTCAGGATATCGGAGTTACTGAGGACTGGAGATTCGAGGGAGAGGCTATCGGAGTTACTGAGGACGTTGGATCCAAATGATCCTCTAGTACCTGTAATTAGGGCATTATTAcgaagaaattaa